The segment AGTCAATACAAGTAACCATGCCCAAGTTTGAGCAGTTTCTTTTCTTTCGGTAAAAACGATCACTAAAGATAATAATGTGTTCGTAAGCAGTAAGATCGTCGAAAAATTGTCAAAAATAATATCCATTGCCTCACCTCTTATCCGGCTATCCTCCTTAGGATAGCGAAGTTGTTTTTTAAAGTAAAGAAAAACCACTGATTTGTCTACCAGAAAAACCGACTTCCTTAGAATACTATAGATAGACAGGAAAGAGTAAGTTTATTTTTCTATAAAATAGATTTTTCGAGAATGAAAATTTTTACAAAAAAAAACCAGCAGGATCGCTCCCACTGGTCTGCTTCATATCTTTGACTAAAATTTCAAGAATCTTCTCATTGAAATAATCGAACCTAATGAACCAATAATGACACCAATACCGGCCATCAATGCGTCGATTTTCCAAACGATATCCTGTGGCTGTATCAATGAGTAATTTGAACGCAACAAGGTTGGGTTGAGCAATTTGTAGATTTCCTGATACCCAAATGTGAAAATCAATACAGGAATAATGGCTCCAATCAAGCCGATCCAACCTCCTTCAAGGAAGAAAGGCCAACGGATATAGCCATTCTTGGCACCAACTAAACGCATGATCTGGATCTCTCTTTGACGTGAAATGATCGTGATACGAATCGTATTTGAGATCAAGAACATCGCGACAAATAATAGCAAGGCAGCTGCTGCTAATCCCCATGTACGTACTGCCGCAGCAATATCAAAGATTCGGTCAGACGAAGTGCCACCATAATCCGAACGGAAAACATTTTTCAACTTCGCGGCTTCTTCAGAAACTTCTTTAGTATAAGAAGGTTGTGTCGTTGTTACAACGTATACATCGTATAACGGATTGCCGTCTCCCTCAAACAAACTCCAAGAATCACCCATTTGATCCTGGATTTTCTTTAATTCTTGGTCTTTACTTGAAAATTCAACTTTGTTGACGTGTTCAAGTTCATTCAATTCTTTTTCGAGTGTTTTCATATCTTTCTCATTCGTCCCGATATCAACGAACACAGAAACATCTACGTTACCTTCGATGTCTTCGGCTAATTTAGTCGCATTCATGATGATTGCCATAAATACACCAACCAAAGTCAGTGTGATCGTCACCGCACTGATTGATGCGATGGTCATCCAACCGTTTCGTTTTAAACTTTTGATACTTTCTAATAAATGACGGAAAAAGGTTCTAATCATCGTATCCATATTCCCCTTCCGCTTGGTCACGAATAATCCGGCCATTTTCAATGGCGATTACGCGGTGACGAATTGTATTAACGATCGTACTGTTATGTGTAGCCATAACAACAGTCGTTCCTTGCGCATTGATCCGATCCAATAACTTCATGATTTCCCATGAGTTTTCCGGGTCTAAGTTTCCTGTCGGTTCATCTGCAATCAATACTTTTGGTGTATTCACGATTGCTCGAGCAATCGAAACACGCTGTTGTTCCCCACCTGATAATTCACTTGGGAAAACACGTACTTTATGTTTCAAGCCGACTAAGTCTAAAACTTCCATGACACGTTTTTTTATGTCACGAGGTTTTCTACCGATGACTTGCATCGCATATGCGACATTTTCATATACTGTTTTTCGAGGCAACAATTTATAGTCTTGGAAAACTACTCCGATTTCTCTACGTAAATAAGGTACTTCACGATCTTTGATATTTATCAGATCATGGCCAGCAACGTTCAATGTTCCTTTCGTTGCTTTTTCTTCTCGGTACATCAATTTGATGAATGTAGATTTACCAGCACCAGATGGTCCTACTACATAAACAAACTCTCCTTGGTCAATGACGATCGAGAGATTTCGGATAGCTGTGGTACCATTTGAGTACTTCTTCATTACATCCTTCATTTCAATCATGGCGTTCTCTCCATATCTTTTCAGTCTTTAGTCATTATAGCATGGGAATGTTTCAGCTTGCTTTCGAAATCTTACAATTTTATTTCAATTTACTACTAATCGTAAGCATACTATATATGCATTTTTAAATAGCCATCGATGAATGGGTCTAACTCGCCATCCATCACCGCTTGGACATTTCCAGTTTCCACATTGGTCCGATGATCTTTGACCATCGAATACGGATGGAAAACATAAGAACGGATCTGTGAGCCCCAGCCGATTTCCATTTGTTCCCCACGTAATGCAGCTGCTTCTTGTTCTTTCTTTTCAACTTCCAATTGATAAAGTTTCGCTTTCAGCATCCCCATCGCTTGTTCACGGTTTTTTAATTGTGAGCGTTGTGCCTGACTGGCAACGACCGTTCCTGTTGGCAAATGTGTGATCCGTACAGCAGATTCTGTTTTGTTGATATGCTGTCCACCCGCTCCACTTGCTCGGTAAGTGTCGATCTTCAAATCATCAGGATTGACCTCGATGTCGATCATGTCATCTAATTCTGGCATGACATCGACCGAACAAAATGACGTATGTCGGCGTTTCGCCGAATCAAATGGCGAGATCCGAACAAGACGGTGAACGCCTTTTTCTGATTTCAGATAACCATAAGCATTATGCCCTTTGATCAATAATGTCACACTTTTGATTCCAGCTTCATCACCAGCCTGGTAATCTAACATTTCCACTTGGTAGTTGTGTTGCTCTGACCAACGGGTGTACATTCGTAACAACATACTTCCCCAGTCTTGAGATTCTGTTCCCCCAGCACCTGGATGCAGCTCGACGATGGCGTTATTGCGGTCATAAGGTCCGTCTAGTAACATGGCTAATTCGTAAGTCGTCATTTTTTCAGCTAACGCACTGATTCGCTCTTGTGCTTCTTCTTGCATTTGTGCATCTGGCTCTTCTTGTAACATTTCCACCATCAATTCTAGTTCTTCTAGCTCTTGTGCGAGTTCATTGAACTGATCATAGGTTTCTTTGTTTGCATTATTTTCATTGATCACTTTTTGTGCAGCTTCACTATCATCCCAAAAACCTGGTTCAGCCATTTTTGCTTCTGCTTCAGCAATATCTTCTTCCAGCTGATCTAAGTCAAAGAGACCCCCTAAAACTTGTGACTTTCTCTTGCATTTCGGTTAGGAGGTTTCGAATTTCAGAAATTTCCATTTCGATTTCCTTCTTTCTGTCTAATCTTCATTGTTTAGTCTACCAGAATCTTGAACGAACAGAAAGAATAAGATGCGACAAGCTTGCCACTTTCCCTTTTTCATTCCGTTCTTAATGGTAGTGTGTCCCAAAAGTAACCTCTTCGGAAATAAGGTGGAATCCACAAAAATTCAACGAACGATTTTTGCGGATTCCACCTTATTTCTTGAGGCTCAGTACTGCTTGACCTCAGGGAAGTCATAAAACAAAAAATAGTGCTTTAAGATTCCCTATCTATTTTAGTTTGTGAAAAGGAACGATCACTCTCATATGAGGGGAGTTCCTTTTCTGAATTGATCAAATCTTATTGTTCAGTATGAACGATTTCTTTCAATAGGAAAGATTACATTTCATTCTTGCCGTGACAATTTTTGAATTTTTTACCACTGCCACATGGACAAGGGTCATTACGACCAACTTTATTGACACTGACAGGCTGTGATTTCACATTCAATCGACTGTTTTCTTTCGCGCCGCCTTCTGTTGGTTGAACAGGCTGTCCTTGAGACACTTGTTCACGTTGGACGTTTTGACGGATCTCTGCTTTCATAAAGATACGTGTTACTTCGTATTCGATTGCACCAATCATGTCTTCAAACATTTTGTAGCCTTCTGTTTGATATTCGACAAGTGGATTGTTTTGTCCGTAAGCACGTAGTCCGATTGATTGACGTAATTGATCCATTGCATCGATGTGGTCTGTCCATTTTGAATCGACAACACGTAAGATCACGACTTTTTCAAACTCAAGTAATTGCTCAGGTCCATTTAGTTGTGAAGCTTTCGTATTAAAGATTTCTTGTGCTTTTTCATTTAAGAATTCTTTGATTTGTTGCGGTGTCTTGCCTTCTAGATCAGCCAATGAAATACTGTCTTCATGAACAAGTGTACTACCAGCAAAGTCAACGATCCCTTCAAGGTTCCAGTTTTCCTTTTCAAGTTGAGTATGTGCATCTACTACTCGACTGATCGTTCGTTTGACCATATTCATCAATGGTTCAGATAGACTTGTTTCTTCCATGATGACGTCTTGACGTTGTTTATAGATGACTTCACGTTGTTCACGCATCACGTCATCGTATTGAAGAACGTTTTTACGTGTGTCGTAGTTGTTTCCTTCTACACGTTTTTGCGCAGATTCAACTTGTTTCGACAACATCTTACTTTGGATCACTGCATCTTCTTCACCGATCTTCATGCGTTCCAAGAAAGCTTTGATTCGTTCTGAACCGAATCGTTTCATCAAGTCATCTTCAAGAGACAAGTAGAATTGTGACATCCCTGGATCTCCTTGACGACCGGCACGTCCACGTAACTGGTTATCGATACGTCTTGATTCGTGACGTTCTGTACCAATAACGGCTAATCCACCCAACTCACGAACACCTAGACCTAACTTGATATCCGTACCACGACCAGCCATGTTCGTTGCAATCGTAACTGCTCCTTTTTGACCAGCATTCATGATGATCTCGGCTTCTTTAAAGTGGTTTTTGGCATTTAGTACTTCATGAGGTACGCGTTCTCGGTTCAATAAATCAGAAAGCAATTCAGACGTTTCAACAGCGACAGTACCTACAAGAACAGGTTGTCCTTTACGGTAACGATCTTTGATATCTTGAACGACTGCATTGAACTTGCTTGTCAATGTCGGATATAACAAATCTGGACGATCATCACGAATGACCGGACGATTTGTAGGGATTTGAATGACTTGGATGTTGTAGATTTCTCTAAACTCTTCTTCTTCTGTCTTCGCTGTCCCTGTCATACCAGATAATTTCTTATACATACGGAAATAGTTTTGGAATGTGATCGATGCCATCGTTTTTGTTTCATCTTCGATCTCCACGCCTTCTTTGGCTTCAATCGCTTGGTGCAAGCCATCAGAATAACGGCGTCCATCCATGATACGACCAGTAAATTGGTCAACGATCATTACTTTTCCATCTTGGACCACATAGTCGATATCTAAAATCATGATATAGTTTGCGCGTAATGATTGATCGATATGATGCGTTAAAGCAGAATTTTCGATATCATATAAGTTATCTAAACCAAAAGTTTCTTCGGCTTTTTCAATTCCCGCTTCAGTCAAGCTGATCGTTTTTGATTGAACATCGATTTTATAATCTTCTTCTTCTTTCAATCGTTTGACAAAGTTATCAGCACGCGTATATAACGCAGTTGACTTTTCTGCTTGTCCAGAAATGATCAATGGCGTTCTTGCTTCATCGATCAAGATCGAATCGACTTCATCGACGATTGCATAGTTCAATGGACGTTGTACCATTTGATGACGATAAACGACCATGTTGTCTCTCAAATAGTCAAACCCTAGCTCGTTGTTTGTACTATACGTAATATCACAATTGTAGGCTTCACGTTTTTCATCTGCTGATTTTGAATTGATATTCAAACCAACTGTCAAACCTAAGAAGTTGTATAACTCACCCATCTCATTGGAGTCACGGGTAGACAAGTATTCATTGACAGTAACTACGTGAACGCCTTCTCCCGTCAAAGCATTTAAATAAACAGGCATCGTAGCAGTCAAGGTTTTCCCTTCACCGGTACGCATCTCTGGAATATTTCCATCATGAAGTACGATCCCCCCCATCAACTGCACAGGGTAAGGGTACAATCCTAATACGCGTTTTGCTGCTTCACGAACGACTGCGAAAGCTTCTGGTAAAAGTTGATCTAATGTTTCCCCTTTTTTATATCTTTCCTTAAATTCGGTTGTCTTTGCTTGTAATTGTTCATCTGTTAATGCTGCCATATCATCAGCATGAGCTTCGATTTTTTTTACAATACTTTCTAAACGTTTTAGTTCTTTCTTATCATTTTCGATAATCGAACGAATAAAATTGGCCATGCGTTGTTTAATCTCCTTTTATATAATATCCAAACTATGTAGACTCTGTTTCTTATTTTATCATTAGTTGTGGATAAATGAAATAACTTAAGACAATTAAAGTGATATCTTCATAATTATTTCATATTCTTTTTTATCTATTCAATCCGAAAAAAAAGCTTGCAGTAGTCATTAGAGACCACTGCAAGTTTTTCTCATGTTATTCTTTCGTTATTTATCAATCAGTTTCGATCAATCCATATTTGCCATCTTTACGACGGTAAACAATGCTTGTACCATTCGTTTCTGCATCTTCAAAGATGAAAAAGTTATGGCCTAACATATTCATTTGTAAAACAGCTTCTTCGCTGTCCATTGGTTTCAATGACAAGCGTTTTGTACGCACGATATCTAATTCAGACTCATTTTCTTCTTCGTCTTCATTATTGAACATAACCGCCGCATTTGCTGTATTCAAACCAGTTTCACGAGATTTGCGATTGATTTTTGTTTTAAATTTGCGGATTTGACGTTCCAATTTATCAACAACCAAATCAATACTTGCATATAGATCTGGTGAAGTTTCTTCGGCACGTAATACGAGATAAGGTAATGGAATCGTAACTTCCACTTTTGCTGTTTTTTCAGTATAAACTTTTAAATTCACATGCGCCGTAGCATCGGGAGCATCGCTGAAATAACGTTCTAATTTTCCTACTTTTTTCTCTACGTAGTCACGAATCGCTTCAGTTACTTCGATATTTTCGCCGCGTACATTATATCTAAACATAAAAACTACCCCTTTCATCTACCACAATCAAGAAGGAGAAGGACCACTCTTTCCCTCTTCTTACTTCTATTATATCGAACTCGTAAGCATTTGCAAACTAAATCGCTGTCATTTTACTGCTGTTTCTACAAAAAGCTTATCTAGCAAGTGAGAACGTCTGTACTTTATTGGGTGACTGCGCCAATAGGCAGGTCGCTGCATGGAACATCGTCTGGCCAGTCGTATAAACATCATCGATCAGTAAGATATTTTCCCCTTTGATTTTAAGTGTAGATGGCTGATAAACAAATGGTTGGGACGTAATCAAACGTTGCTCTCTTGTTTTTTTAGATTGCGGTGTATGGTGTTTTTCTCTGATCAGCAATTCTTGAAAAGGAAGCCCAGCAGCTCTCAATAGTTCACTCACTTGATTAAATCCCCTTTCGCTGATCCTTTCTGTAGACAATGGGATCGGACAAAAAACAAACGACTTATATTGTTTTCGTAATTCTTGTAACTCTAAGCTGAATGTGTGTGCCAACAGGATATCCCCCATGAATTTATATTGTTTGAGCCAAGTACGGAACGCGTGATCATAGCGGAAGAACGCACGATGACAAAAACGATAGTCAGGATAACGCGTACGCCAATGCAAGCAATCTCGGCAATAGTCAGGTTGATCAATCGCCTGTTTCGTCCATACTTTTTGGCAGCCTTCGCACTGATGGCTACTCTCCTGTTGTATTCGTTGGAATAAAAATTGACATTCCTGGCAACGTCTCGCTATTTTTTTCAGTCCAAGCAATTCACTAATTGTTATATTTCTACTAAATGTTTTCTTACAGTATACGCATCTCATCTCGTTGCTCTTTTCCTTTTTTATTCATTTGTTTGATTTCTTTACACGCCTTTGCGATAGCACGTGTCTTTTCTTCATAGAAAAAATAGACCTGACTATTGGTGAATCCTCCCTTTCGATCGGCACGTCCAGCAATTTGGACCAGTGATGATTTGCTGAATACCGGATGATCGGCGCCTAAAACAACGACTGAGATCCGTTCAAAAGTCACCCCGCGCTCTAAGATCATCGTTGTCAAAAACACATCGTAATGTTGCTCTCTCATATTTTGGACTTTGCTACTACGTGCTTCATCTTTTGATGAGGCGGATGTCATACGACAAGACAATTGTTTTTTTAATTGTTTCTCCAATTGCTCCATTAAAGAGATACTCGGGCAAAACAATAGCACATGGTTTTCTTTGACTAGCTCTTGGATCAAGCGACACAATCGTTGATTCTTTTTTGGGTGTAAACAGCGATTAGCCCACTGATCCCAAAAAAGCAGTTTCGGTTCTGGCAATAATCGTTGATGAAAGCGTAAAGCCAACTGATGAACAGTCATAGCTGTTCGGCTTTTTTTCAATAACTGGTCATCGGGTGTCGCACTTAAATATATCAGTTGGCCATTTCTTTGTAGCGCGGTTTCCACTGCATAAGCTAACCCTTGATCCCCCACAAATGGAAAAGCATCCACTTCATCTACTACTAAAAGAGCAAATGCTCGGTAAAAACGATACAACTGATGCGTCGTACAAATCACTAAAGAACCATAGCGATCAGGTTCGTCTAATTTCCCATGAAGCAGGCGGATCGTTTCTTCTGGGAAGACCTTGCTAAGTCGTAGGTATAATTCCTGACAAACATCGATCCTTGGTGAGGCGATAGCAACTCTCCTACCTTTAGCTAAGGTCTTTCGGATACTGGCGTAAAGCATCTCCGTCTTGCCTGAACCGGTAACTGCCCAAACCAAATGCTCACCCGATCGTTCACATAGATCATCCGAAATTTGCTGTTGTAGTGTTGTTAATTGACCTTCCCAACAGTGATTTATATGACGCTTCTTTCCATTTGGTTGTTCGAATAAGTAGAGCTGTTGCAGGGTATCGCAACGCCCCAAAAACAGACAGTGGGGACAGTAGTAGGTAGACGCATTGAGCCTTGCAGTTTGCAAAGGGGTCGTTTGACTGCAACGATTGCAATAAAGCTGCTTCTTTTTTATTGTGATTGCATCGACCACTACATAGTTCAATTTTTCATAAGAATGTTCATTCCCATATACTTCTTTAGTTAATAATCGCCGCCCAAAAAAATCTTCCGCTTGCATGTGCACTTCTCTCCCTTCGCAAAATAGATACGCCAAAAAAGAAATTCTTCATGCAGAATCAATCGGATTGATCCAATTAGAAAATCAGCTAATAAGCGGACGAACGAACGTGATGATTTCAATGAAAAACAAAAAAAGTATGAAACTGAGTCAGCGGGCCATTTCTTTAACAGAAACTTTCGGACTCAGATCATACTGATATATGTAGCTAGACCTAAATTTGAACTTGAATCGAGGGATCGGATCAACAGCTAGAAAAATAGTTATTCGTCAAACAACCAACTGGATTTGACTAATTGATTGAATACGATAAATTCTTTTTCTAAATTGATGACCACCACTTCATAGCCAGCATTGATCCAGCCATAGGCGCCTTTTTCAGGATGTTTATAGTCGTTCGCCCACCAATCGGTACTTTCTCGTGCAGAACGGGGCAAGGCACTACTTGGAAAAAGCAACTCATCGATTTGAGTAAATGTCAGCGTGATTTGAGAGCCACCATTTGTCTTTAAATAATGAGTGATGGCATCATACTTTTTGACTCGTTCTTTCATGTTACGCACCTCACTTTTCTTTATTATCCCATATTCCCTTCGTTAAGCAACTATTAACATAATTGTCATGCAGAAAAAAATTCTCTATACTTGAAAAGAGACGAGAACAAACAATGAAAGTAGTGAAACAGATGTTAGAACGTTATTACACGATCAAAGAAAATGGTCAAAGTGAGCTTGAAATAAAAAAATCACGTTTTATCTGCTCACTGAAACGAGTTGAAACGGAAGAAGAAGCAAAACAATTTATCCAAGAAACAAAAAAAGAACATTGGAAAGCCAATCATAATTGTAGTGCGTTCGTGATTGGTGAAAAAAATGAGATTCAACGAAGTAGCGATGATGGTGAACCGAGTGGAACTGCTGGCGTGCCGATGCTAGAAGTAATCAAAAAAAATGAACTAATCAATGTTGCGGCTGTTGTGACACGTTATTT is part of the Enterococcus mundtii genome and harbors:
- the secA gene encoding preprotein translocase subunit SecA — protein: MANFIRSIIENDKKELKRLESIVKKIEAHADDMAALTDEQLQAKTTEFKERYKKGETLDQLLPEAFAVVREAAKRVLGLYPYPVQLMGGIVLHDGNIPEMRTGEGKTLTATMPVYLNALTGEGVHVVTVNEYLSTRDSNEMGELYNFLGLTVGLNINSKSADEKREAYNCDITYSTNNELGFDYLRDNMVVYRHQMVQRPLNYAIVDEVDSILIDEARTPLIISGQAEKSTALYTRADNFVKRLKEEEDYKIDVQSKTISLTEAGIEKAEETFGLDNLYDIENSALTHHIDQSLRANYIMILDIDYVVQDGKVMIVDQFTGRIMDGRRYSDGLHQAIEAKEGVEIEDETKTMASITFQNYFRMYKKLSGMTGTAKTEEEEFREIYNIQVIQIPTNRPVIRDDRPDLLYPTLTSKFNAVVQDIKDRYRKGQPVLVGTVAVETSELLSDLLNRERVPHEVLNAKNHFKEAEIIMNAGQKGAVTIATNMAGRGTDIKLGLGVRELGGLAVIGTERHESRRIDNQLRGRAGRQGDPGMSQFYLSLEDDLMKRFGSERIKAFLERMKIGEEDAVIQSKMLSKQVESAQKRVEGNNYDTRKNVLQYDDVMREQREVIYKQRQDVIMEETSLSEPLMNMVKRTISRVVDAHTQLEKENWNLEGIVDFAGSTLVHEDSISLADLEGKTPQQIKEFLNEKAQEIFNTKASQLNGPEQLLEFEKVVILRVVDSKWTDHIDAMDQLRQSIGLRAYGQNNPLVEYQTEGYKMFEDMIGAIEYEVTRIFMKAEIRQNVQREQVSQGQPVQPTEGGAKENSRLNVKSQPVSVNKVGRNDPCPCGSGKKFKNCHGKNEM
- the hpf gene encoding ribosome hibernation-promoting factor, HPF/YfiA family, encoding MFRYNVRGENIEVTEAIRDYVEKKVGKLERYFSDAPDATAHVNLKVYTEKTAKVEVTIPLPYLVLRAEETSPDLYASIDLVVDKLERQIRKFKTKINRKSRETGLNTANAAVMFNNEDEEENESELDIVRTKRLSLKPMDSEEAVLQMNMLGHNFFIFEDAETNGTSIVYRRKDGKYGLIETD
- the ftsE gene encoding cell division ATP-binding protein FtsE; this translates as MIEMKDVMKKYSNGTTAIRNLSIVIDQGEFVYVVGPSGAGKSTFIKLMYREEKATKGTLNVAGHDLINIKDREVPYLRREIGVVFQDYKLLPRKTVYENVAYAMQVIGRKPRDIKKRVMEVLDLVGLKHKVRVFPSELSGGEQQRVSIARAIVNTPKVLIADEPTGNLDPENSWEIMKLLDRINAQGTTVVMATHNSTIVNTIRHRVIAIENGRIIRDQAEGEYGYDD
- a CDS encoding DEAD/DEAH box helicase, which produces MQAEDFFGRRLLTKEVYGNEHSYEKLNYVVVDAITIKKKQLYCNRCSQTTPLQTARLNASTYYCPHCLFLGRCDTLQQLYLFEQPNGKKRHINHCWEGQLTTLQQQISDDLCERSGEHLVWAVTGSGKTEMLYASIRKTLAKGRRVAIASPRIDVCQELYLRLSKVFPEETIRLLHGKLDEPDRYGSLVICTTHQLYRFYRAFALLVVDEVDAFPFVGDQGLAYAVETALQRNGQLIYLSATPDDQLLKKSRTAMTVHQLALRFHQRLLPEPKLLFWDQWANRCLHPKKNQRLCRLIQELVKENHVLLFCPSISLMEQLEKQLKKQLSCRMTSASSKDEARSSKVQNMREQHYDVFLTTMILERGVTFERISVVVLGADHPVFSKSSLVQIAGRADRKGGFTNSQVYFFYEEKTRAIAKACKEIKQMNKKGKEQRDEMRIL
- a CDS encoding ComF family protein, which encodes MRCVYCKKTFSRNITISELLGLKKIARRCQECQFLFQRIQQESSHQCEGCQKVWTKQAIDQPDYCRDCLHWRTRYPDYRFCHRAFFRYDHAFRTWLKQYKFMGDILLAHTFSLELQELRKQYKSFVFCPIPLSTERISERGFNQVSELLRAAGLPFQELLIREKHHTPQSKKTREQRLITSQPFVYQPSTLKIKGENILLIDDVYTTGQTMFHAATCLLAQSPNKVQTFSLAR
- the prfB gene encoding peptide chain release factor 2 (programmed frameshift) is translated as MEISEIRNLLTEMQEKVTSFRGSLDLDQLEEDIAEAEAKMAEPGFWDDSEAAQKVINENNANKETYDQFNELAQELEELELMVEMLQEEPDAQMQEEAQERISALAEKMTTYELAMLLDGPYDRNNAIVELHPGAGGTESQDWGSMLLRMYTRWSEQHNYQVEMLDYQAGDEAGIKSVTLLIKGHNAYGYLKSEKGVHRLVRISPFDSAKRRHTSFCSVDVMPELDDMIDIEVNPDDLKIDTYRASGAGGQHINKTESAVRITHLPTGTVVASQAQRSQLKNREQAMGMLKAKLYQLEVEKKEQEAAALRGEQMEIGWGSQIRSYVFHPYSMVKDHRTNVETGNVQAVMDGELDPFIDGYLKMHI
- the ftsX gene encoding permease-like cell division protein FtsX codes for the protein MIRTFFRHLLESIKSLKRNGWMTIASISAVTITLTLVGVFMAIIMNATKLAEDIEGNVDVSVFVDIGTNEKDMKTLEKELNELEHVNKVEFSSKDQELKKIQDQMGDSWSLFEGDGNPLYDVYVVTTTQPSYTKEVSEEAAKLKNVFRSDYGGTSSDRIFDIAAAVRTWGLAAAALLLFVAMFLISNTIRITIISRQREIQIMRLVGAKNGYIRWPFFLEGGWIGLIGAIIPVLIFTFGYQEIYKLLNPTLLRSNYSLIQPQDIVWKIDALMAGIGVIIGSLGSIISMRRFLKF